A region of the Scatophagus argus isolate fScaArg1 chromosome 19, fScaArg1.pri, whole genome shotgun sequence genome:
ACTTGACTGGGTGTACTCTCCTCTTATTCGTCACCGGCTGTGTGACACAGAAAACCCTACTCTGGAATGTGGTGGACTAGTTTTTGGACGATCACCAGAGATTAGTGACCAGATGTGACTCTAACTCGCACGCTGTGcttgtaaattatttttctctttcacacatatCTATTTTTAGGGGCAAATGAGAGTGAAATACTCTGCTGAGTCCTGCTGAGGgaatgaaaaaaggaaatggGATGTCTTGATAATGATAAACATTACAGCATTTGGTGAATGAGGTTACACAATACCAGATCTGCTTCATACTTggtgtgtgcatacatgcatgcatgatgTACCAGGCTTAACACAGCCTAAAAGCTGCTCTGCATTAGACAGATGGGTAGCGTGGGCAAagggatagatggatggatggatataaaTACGGACAACCCACATTATAATACGGATACACAAATATATCACACATATGTAACATTACTGTACCGTCACTCACTCTCTTTGTCCAGGTAACAACTGGCAGTTTGCATTCAATGTCAAGTTCTACCCTCCTGACCCCTCACTGCTCACTGAAGACATTACCAGgtacacccacacacgcacacactttcacacactctctctctctctcattagaTGTAAATCAATGTTTTGCTTCATCctgcattaattgattttttgaTGGCCATTTGGGGAAATggaaaaactgtaaacacaacattgaaATATTATCACCTCTTTCAAGTTGCccatttacacattcagcagacGCGGGGAGATTATTTGTagttctgtttctgtccactgCCACCTGCTGAATAATAAGTCCAgtatatacatttttcatttaactcAAGATGACCACTACTTATTTGCCACCTTTGTCTGCCATTTTGCATCAGGCTTGTAGCTTCAGCAGAACTTTATTAGAGCTTTTTTCCCTGAAAACAGCTGACAACTAAGGCTGGAAAAGATCAGAGCATTGAGAGTGAATTGAAACATTTAAGTTGTCAAACCAAGCAGTGAGCCTGAAAAATGCTACTAGGCTCCATTGAACTGTGTGGAACAGCAGGATTGGGTAATacttctctgtgggttcattaTTATGAGCCACCTCATTCACATTACATATCATTTGACTCATTGTTAATGTAGAAAATATTGTTCAGATTGATTTACATCTCTAAAGCAAcacagcaaaaattaaaaacaatgtttgcATTGTCCACATTGTTAATTCATTTataatatgcacacacacacactcacacacaggcatgctCCAGCCACACTGCATTTAGGTTGGAGTGTATGTCTAATGGAGCGAACAACTTCTCTGATGGTTGTTCTGTAGCTAAAGGCAATTCGAGGACATAAAAACACTCGCTTTGACAAGAACCAGCAAGTGACCTGCATTGAGCAGCTACTGTAACTGTGATTTCTTCCCCAGAACTATACAGTAGGTGTGTAATTTTGTCTATTCATCTAATGTTAAGCTTCCATAGAAATATTAAATGCAGTTTCATACATGTTTTTCACAGAGTTTATTCTTTCTGTATAGAAATAGAAAGCATTGCATTTGGTTTAAGATTTTTCAGTTATATACATATTAACATGACAAAGAAAGTATTGTCCTAGGGCAGTATATTTGCCCTGTGAAGAGAAGCCCTTTATCTGGATGACTGGGGTTGAAGCCTCCATGTCAGCATGGGTGTGTCCCACTAAAGTGACTTGGAATGACATTGTTCAGTAGTGAGTACGATACATGTACAGCACCCTGATGTGTCTGAATTAGTCATCCAAGCAGAAGCTCTTTTCAGCTAATGAGCTCTTCCATGAAGTTTCACTGCATAGGACAGCTCGCACTGCCGTAAATCCACACAATCCACTGGACAGTTCACCAACTGCAAACGTTCATGTTATGCAGCTGCGTTTAGACATGTCTTGGTGAGGATTAGAGAAGAGGTTATCCAAATAAACCAGCGTACCAGCatactaaaaaaataatacaacaaacACTGCACCAACAAAGACATGCAATCCTCAGCAGCTGACCCTGGCCTCACAGGAGGAGATGAAATTTGACTACTGggatttatttaatattattgttatcatgAACAATAGAGTCGACTCCTTCTCAAAGAAAGGCTTAGAAGCTGATTTTTATTGTGAGTCTTAGTTTCAATTAAACCctgcctgttttttctttttctctcctaaAGGTACCTGTTGTGCCTGCAACTCCGTGAGGATGTGGCTTCGGGTCGGCTGCCTTGCTCATTTGTCACTCACGCTCTGCTGGGGTCGTACACGCTGCAGGTAGAACACGCTGTGTGTGGATATgttctgtatgtctgtgtatatatttgtgaGTGTGCAATTCCCATATTCGACTTTGGCTGCTTATGTATCTGTCTTTATGCATTGGTATTCGACGTGGCCTTTTGGTTTACAGGCAGAATTTGGCGACTATGAACCTGACCAGCCTCGACCTCTGGATTACATCAGTCAGCGGACCTTTGCGCCCAATCAGAACAAGGAAATGGAGGAGAAGATTCTTGAGCTACACAAGTCTCACAGGTCAGAGAGAACAGGGTCAAAAGTAGTCATGGACAAGTGTGTATGTCATTTTGATGCTAGTAAAAGTTAGAGATTTGATTACTTTCAGCATGTTTGTAAATCCGGCAAAGGCTGGATTGTTAAAATTTAGCTTTTTAATTCAAACTTTATGGATATATTTATGCCACTATGTTGCTGCTAATCTGAAAGTTTAAATAcaccttttctgtgtgtttaggGGAATGACACCAGCACAAGCCGACATCCAGTTTCTAGAAAATGCCAAGAAACTGTCCATGTATGGAGTGGACCTGCACCATGCCAAggtttgaataaatgaatgaatcctctccgtttccttttctctcctctctatTGTTGTTGACATCGGAGGATTAGCACAGTTACTTTGATGTGAGACGAACATTTTggtgtgtctgcatgtctgtttcgctgtatgtgtgtgtgtgtgtgtcagctgtacAAACACTGAGAGAGGCCATTGCCATGGGAACAGCCAGTCTCTCTCACTGGGATAGCAGGTTATCAGGAGACTGCTTGCATGTTTGTccatgagtgtctgtgtgtgtgtgtttgttcgaGATGGGTAGAAAAAATGGAGGAAATATgcatgggagagagagaaggagtcTGAAAATAGAAAGAGAAGATGCGAGACTGAGGATATAGAGGGGACAAAGGCATGACGGACGGAGATTAGGTTAGAATGAGACGGGAACAGATCCCTGAAAGAGGCAAGTCCCCTTTAAGGGTGTGCTCTACTTGTTtgcaacacagagagagaagcaggggAATAGATGAGAGCAGAAGAGAGCGTgtttcaaaatgctgaaaatcttTTTTCATGGCATACCAAAGCTGTGGGAATTTGAGGAGAAGCTCTATTTCTGTCTTGTTCTATTAATTTGCCCTGCAAGTTTCATGAACCCAAGGCCTTCAAAGGAACCTTTACAAATACTATATGTCAAATCATCAGGATCATattgaacaaacacaaatgtctttttctgtggTTGATAGAAATAAAATGGCTCATTTTAATCATTCAGATGAAATTTAAATCACATGATTACCAATTTGAAAATAGGACTTTTCctaataaaatgtatattttaatgtcattttgacatgtcagagTAAGAACAGCACAGGTGGCTGAGTCCCGTTTAGCAGCGTCTTGGTACTATGCATGTCGAGAACTTGACATATTTCTGGATTCACCGTTCACCTTTCGTTGGAACTAAAAATGGCTACGGGGAAAAATCCCTCCATCCAAGTTCTGCATCAGAGTCAATGCAATATTGTgctgacaaaataaacttttttgaCCCTGCATAGGAAAACTGAAGTGTCATTACAGCAGAAGGACAAGAACAGATACAGCACACAGATAAGTTACTTACAAAAGCTAGAGTAGCGTATGCACTTTGAGCATCAATTATTCAGAACGAAGCATAGAAATACAAGGTACTTAATGCTACTTTCTCGAGATATACAAAAGAAGAGAGgacataaagaaataaagtattAGTTGCACAAATTTGACTTGATGAAAAATTGCACTTGAGTGAATGGAATCAGATGTTGAGTTCAAGTGTCTTGTGTGTGAAGATTACAGCAAGAAATGGCAGTTGTTGCACAACAGCTGTAATTTCATTAACTCCTAGTTGTTTTGCTCAGCTTGAAGTTGAGAATGAATATTCTGAGCGCAGCAGGGATGGAAATGCACAAATTCAATAGGTGCATTAACAAAGCAAGTTGCATGtatgtttcagattttttttttcatgttagtTATTGATATTTATTCAAAGTCGGTGTAAATCGTTACACCATAAATAGCTGCCGTCCTTTATTCTGTGTTCAATTATTTGCCATTACTTTATGTTCCCACAGCATCCATTTTATCAGTGTGTCCGAGCCAAGGTGCTGTGATGTATGTCTTCTAGGAGAACACACATAAATGACCAGCGGATAACATTGCAAGGCCATGTGACATGTTAGTGTGTCCCAGAACGAAAACATGATCAATATATTGCATCCTCCATTAGCCCAACAGATTTTTCCTGTTAATTTGCTACTGTAATCAATACCCTCCCGTACCATTTCCAGATGGCCTTGGACTTAAAAGCTTTGTTAGTGAGTTAGTCTGCCGgcaagctgtttgtgtgtgtgtgcagtaattGAGTTTATACTGACTTTTAGCAGGCTGCTTTAGAAGTCAATTGATGTACAGTCTGATCTGattaacacaaacagacagcataCAGAGATGTTTTGCaaagataaatgaataatttcataataagatgtattttgtgtgcatttgattttgaatttgacaGGATTCTGAGGGCGTGGACATCATGCTTGGTGTGTGTGCCAACGGACTCCTTGTTTATAAAGACAGACTTCGGATAAATCGTTTTGCTTGGCCCAAAATACTCAAGATTTCATACAAGAGGAACAACTTCTACATTAAGATTAGGCCAGGAGAggtacgtacacacacacacacacacacacacacacacacacacacacacacacacatagggaGTAGAAACACATGGAATTCTTATCTCTAGCGTTAACAGAACAAGAGTACTTATCGCAATAGTTTCTTCTGTGCAAGATTAAAAAGTCttaatttttgctttaattttttttgtctctgtgtttctctgataGACGGAGCAGTTTGAGAGCACGGTGGGATTCAAGCTCCAGAATCATCGATCTGCTAAAAGGCTGTGGAAAGTCTGTGTGGAGAATCACAGCTTCTTCAGGTAGAAATACACATGCTTAAATACACACTGTGAAGCAAACGTGCCCTGGGTATGCTCACTAGTTTTAGGGATTATCCAGTCTGGAGTTCAGTCTAATCAAAGCAACCTGTTAGGTTAAAATTCGATAaaggaatttgtttttcataagGCTCAACATAAGGCTGAATGTCCTTCCAGATAATAAGTCAAAAGAGTGTATCTTGTTTGCCCAGTCTGATGCTCGGAGCAGTGTATACAcactcaaaatacacacacaagatgAACCAGGCGTCCTTCATTGCTGCATTTGTTATGTGCATGTtggtatgtttgtgtgagacagagagtaAGCTTTAATATCCTGTAGAAAGAACAGTTGCCTAGAACACCCCTCCCCACACCCCCTAAATagttttcaaattcattttcctctctcctgttttCCCCCTGTgctgccccccctcctcccccgtcTACAGGTTAAATGCACCAGAACCTCCCACCAAGGCCCGCTTCTTGACTCTGGGCTCTAAGTTCCGTTACAGTGGGCGAACTCAGGCCCAGACCCGCTTGGCAAGCTCCCTCATAGACCGACCTGCACCGAGCTTTGAACGCACCTCATCCAAACGAATCAGCCGCAGTCTGGAtggaggtaacacacacacacacacacacacacacacacacacacacacagttatctTAAGATACAGAGAAAAGATGACATTCCATCTTCTCTCTAAACATTAATGAttacatgaatacatttaatgaaatgtaCATGAAAAAGAGGAGTGGAAGGACTGATGAGAGATGGCAGTTGGAAGTGATGTCACTGATGGTGGGCTCACATGtggctgtgtctgtgtttctgtttgtgcttgGATGTCAGATCCTAATGTCTGACCAGATACAGGAAATAGCTGCAGCATATGTTTCCTGTCACACAGTGAGagatgaagaaggagaaagaaagagatggaaagatgTGTACACGCCTTATGTGTGTCTAATAGAAAAAACATCCCTCACAATGAAAGAAATGCAGCATGTAGACACATTATGTGCAGTGACTCTCATGTCACTCACATGTTctggcagaaagaaaaatgaaaaatgtttagaAATTTCATACTCTGTCATTTTTTGGCAGGACAAAATTCAGAAATAACTGAGCAGCGATCGCGTTATATAATTCAGTTTGGACTAATTTCTTCATAATTTCTACACAACCAATGAGCCTTTTTGACACAAGATAggtattttattgtctttagaAAACAGTACGCAGTACAGTACGTTATGGTTTTCCGGATGTGGTGTAGAGATCCCACTTCATGCAGCTGTGCACTTATGTGTCACAGTATTCGTCAGGTCGTTACACTGTCTTACattgccccctgctggacgCATTGTTCCACTGCAAGGCAACATCCTGATGACACTGCCTCATGCCTCAAATTAGTTTCTACGGTACTACTGTATACCTTAAACACATTATGGAAAAGTTGAACTGACaagaacatctgcagcatttaTGCCCTGCTGAAAATGCAAGTTATAGTAACTGCAAAttaatcaaaagagaaaatgaatcagtttgCACTCACGAACTCTGACCTTAATGTGTAGAAAGTATTTTATGTtcctgaagaaaaaacagaccaGTCACTATGAATTGAAAGAGTACATACAGGGGAAGTTGTCAAGAAGAATCAGACAAAAGAATCAGTTTGTATTGTGCATATATAATAGAAaagttctgtttattttttatttgtttattttttttatgtctgtgtttctctttccttaGCACCAGTGATCAGCGTAACTGAGGTCGGCAGGGACACAGCTGAGAACGGACGTGACCTCCACGCTGACTCtaaggtgtgtgtctgtcatgttttcatcaagTGTCATCAATGTGCATTtgtggaaagagacagaaaaacaagaccAAAAAAAGGGATcttaaaaatcaaatctttttgtgtatttgttgtcaCTATATCATCAATTGCATGTTCCCTGCGAATTTGATGATAGAAAAATGTTTCTAGCTGTGACATTTCTTGGCTCCTCCTCATGTTTAGCTTCTTCGTAGCTTAAATTTTGCATCCGTGTCCTTACTATGTGTAGAAGTCAACATTTTATTCACTGTAACaattgaaaatgcatttttcctGGTTTGGTGTGCTAACATAACATGTGGTAAACACATAAAGAACCATGCAGCAGTATTCCTGTGGGCTACTCTCAGAGCATCATCTGAACTGTATATCTGAAGCTGTACACGTGTGAGGACGAACACAGTGGGTTGTAGCTTCAATTTGTGTGGCAACAAAATTGGCAATGTGAGTGAAATGTAACTTTGTCAGGAGCGATTTTCACTGCTATCTACGCCCCAAAATTCAAGTAGCTGtctgaaacatttaaacatcaggATGAAATAACAGAATCATAGCTGTTTAGACTACTGTGGGACCATGCATACTGCAGTGCCAGGGTTTTtgggtggtggtgtgggggtTACATTTCTTATAGGTTAGAGTTTCTTATAGGTCTCAATAGATAGTAGATGATGAGAGTCCCATGCTcgtgttatttctgttttcataggATGTTTAGATACTTAACATTAACTCTTCTAGGATCAGGAGGCAGCCACGCTTTTGCTCCTTGAAGCTGTGAattggtgtgtgagtgagagagagcaacTAGACGTCTTCTTTTGATGCTTACCTGACAGATATGATCGTCTGTTTAATGGTTTATGGTGGATTTGAACATTTGCACATAGGCTTTAGAACAGCTGTTACAGGCAGCCTAGCAGGTGTACATGATTTGACATGTTCTAgcatgaccccccccccccccccccccccccccggagTGTCCTGCACCATGGAAATGATCTGTCCACTGGTGGGACTGTGGCCTGAGGCAGTCAGTGGCCTGAGTGTATAGAAGTATTACTCTATGCATGCCTCCTGCTCCTACTCCCCCCTCCTCACTTTGCCTTTTCTCCTCCTCGCTCCCACCCCAGCACTCTGTGTTAGCCTTCGTTGACTGGTGGCACCCTGTTGACACTGTTTCTCACAACTGTACTCTGCACAACCCTGCTGTGTTcacttttaacctttttttgGTGTGCTGTTCACTGACTAATATTatgtctctttccctctctcttttttccttcacttgtTCTGccccttttatttttgcttttatcacTCACCTTTTGCATGCTCACAtgtttgtcatcatttcataaaaatgaaatgatattttttaatgcacaaTGCATTGGTTGGTTTGGTTGTTCTGTCTAACTTATTTCTTCACTGCTTGCTCCTACACTTTGCGGATGTGAGTGCACGTGTCTCTCTTTTCCCAcccactctgtctctcattctctgtctttctgtttccttcctttATCTCatcctttctctgtgtctgtgtttgctccTACAATACACTTCCATCAGTCAATCTTcatgtttcctctctccttctcctcatcaTCCTCGCTGTCCTCCAACCCCCCTTCACTCGACTCTTTCTCCGAGCTCGACCGCGGCCTGTCGGACATTTCCGAAGACGATGACCTTATCGACGACACCGCCGCCTCACACACACCGTGGACCCCTCCCTCAAACACgtcctctcctttctctgaTCAGCAGATTGCCGATCTTGAATGCCTCACACAAACCGTGGTGGCCTATTGCCCAGTCATGAGCTCCCAAACACACAGTCCAGAGCTTTTGGGTGTTGAGGAGGGCTGCCAGGTTGAAACCAGAGTGACAGCTGGAGTACCAAATTGGTGGAGCTGGTTCTCTCTCGGGGGTGTGGTTAAATGTGTTTCTCTCatcctgtgttttctctcccttttgGGGCAGAATGGGAACAGATGTCTGCCCACAAAGCTGTTGTCAGGATTCACAAAGAAACTGAGCTTTTTCACTCCCGCTGTGTCTAAAGTCACTTCCAAGGCAGCAGGgaaattcaacattttcactgtcagaGCCCACAAATTAATTGTTTCCGGTATGACTACACCCAAATTCCATCAAATTCTTAACAATTTGGCATTAAATTTGACTCATTTTAGGGCATTTCTTACTAGTTATCTGCCTACTAAAGGTATTAGTTTGGCTCCTGCTGTTGTCTGGCACCCAGCTGGACTACATTGgtcctccatttcctctctgacCTGTGCTCCTATCGTCTCCTCCTTTacttctctcccctctctctcttctctgccctctcatttattttgtgtcccaccttcctcctctcccctgagtctctcctccttctcttgcTCTAAGCTAGCCCCATCTATACATCGTTACCTGCTGAATCCTTCCCCTCTGTTCCTCCCCTGCCTCTTAGTTGCCTTCCTGTTGCTTGTGATGCTGACAGCGAGCCAGTCTTTGGTGTTAGCCCTGATTTTAGCCACACCCCTTGGCCTGACCTTGTGTTACCTAGAGAACGTAGTCTCCAGTCAGCGGAAGTTGGCAGTTTTGCCGATATTTGCTGCTGGAACCCAGAATGATCACTCTGAGGATCAGTTAAGCTCTGCTTTTGACAAGCAGGCTTCTCCTctcacaccgacacacacacctccacgCATCAGACACCACGCTCACACGGGTGCTACCTGGATGCAAGAGATGTGTGATCCTGCTGCATGAATTCACACGGCACACCCTCAAAAGCCTGTTCCACTCCTCTCTTCTTTTGACCTCTTCTGTTTTTGAATGTGCAAACTATGTGCCTGTACATTCACTcctgccaccaccacctcctttacctaatatttccttttttcttacCATCCCTGCCCCCTGCCTACCCCACTGTTTAtaataagagaaaaaaagaagtaagaTTAAAGA
Encoded here:
- the epb41l2 gene encoding band 4.1-like protein 2 isoform X7 yields the protein MTTEAGSETEVKEKAEESPAQTDQSGKDTEETQEVVSAEGQVKEKEKEGKEGKGISRYLPTWLKKQKSQSQTSPTKEVPPAEEAVDKVTQEEEGPTPEVNGHAEEVEEKEAVKSEQVKEKEAESHSSASAETEPAKEEKIEESAERSPEKSKVTKEGEGAEKKKEQEREVEGEQEGGGGGEGQTTIFQSPLRLVRKAKMKLVVCQVTLLDGTDFTCEVEKRAKGQYLFFKVCEHLNLMEKDYFGLIYKDGHEQKCWLDPTKEIKRQIRSNNWQFAFNVKFYPPDPSLLTEDITRYLLCLQLREDVASGRLPCSFVTHALLGSYTLQAEFGDYEPDQPRPLDYISQRTFAPNQNKEMEEKILELHKSHRGMTPAQADIQFLENAKKLSMYGVDLHHAKDSEGVDIMLGVCANGLLVYKDRLRINRFAWPKILKISYKRNNFYIKIRPGETEQFESTVGFKLQNHRSAKRLWKVCVENHSFFRLNAPEPPTKARFLTLGSKFRYSGRTQAQTRLASSLIDRPAPSFERTSSKRISRSLDGAPVISVTEVGRDTAENGRDLHADSKSIFMFPLSFSSSSSLSSNPPSLDSFSELDRGLSDISEDDDLIDDTAASHTPWTPPSNTSSPFSDQQIADLECLTQTVVAYCPVMSSQTHSPELLGVEEGCQVETRVTAGVPNWWSWFSLGGVVKCVSLILCFLSLLGQNGNRCLPTKLLSGFTKKLSFFTPAVSKVTSKAAGKFNIFTVRAHKLIVSGMTTPKFHQILNNLALNLTHFRAFLTSYLPTKGISLAPAVVWHPAGLHWSSISSLTCAPIVSSFTSLPSLSSLPSHLFCVPPSSSPLSLSSFSCSKLAPSIHRYLLNPSPLFLPCLLVAFLLLVMLTASQSLVLALILATPLGLTLCYLENVVSSQRKLAVLPIFAAGTQNDHSEDQLSSAFDKQASPLTPTHTPPRIRHHAHTGATWMQEMCDPAA